A region of Podospora pseudocomata strain CBS 415.72m mitochondrion, complete sequence, whole genome shotgun sequence DNA encodes the following proteins:
- the atp6 gene encoding ATP synthase F0 subunit a has product MNTLFNTVNFWRYNSSPLTQFEIKDLISIDTPILGNLHISITNIGFYLTMGAFFLLIINLLSTNYNKLIGNSWSISQESLYATLHSIVVNQINPKNGQIYFPFIYALFIFILINNLIGMVPYSFASTSHFVLTFALSFTIVLGATILGFQKHGLEFFSLLVPAGCPLGLLPLLVLIEFISYLARNISLGLRLAANILSGHMLLHILAGFTYNIMTSGIIFFFLGLIPLAFIIAFSGLELGIAFIQAQVFVVLTSGYIKDALDLH; this is encoded by the coding sequence ATGAATACTTTATTTAATACTGTTAATTTTTGAAGATATAATAGTAGTCCTCTAACTCAATTTGAAATAAAAGATCTAATAAGCATTGATACTCCTATTTTAGGGAATTTACATATTTCTATCACTAATATAGGGTTTTATTTAACAATGGGGGCTTTTTTTTTATTAATTATAAATTTATTAAGTACAAATTACAATAAATTAATTGGTAATAGCTGATCCATAAGTCAAGAATCTTTATATGCAACTCTTCATAGTATCGTAGTAAATCAAATAAATCCTAAAAATGGTCAAATATATTTTCCTTTTATTTATGCTTTATTTATATTTATTTTAATAAATAATTTAATTGGGATGGTACCATATAGCTTTGCTTCTACAAGCCATTTTGTTTTAACATTTGCTCTTAGTTTTACTATAGTTTTAGGTGCAACTATTTTAGGGTTCCAAAAACATGGATTAGAATTTTTTTCTTTATTAGTACCAGCTGGTTGTCCTCTAGGATTACTACCTTTATTAGTATTAATAGAGTTTATCTCATACCTTGCGAGAAATATATCTTTAGGTCTTAGATTAGCTGCAAACATACTTTCAGGTCATATGCTGTTACATATTTTAGCAGGTTTTACTTATAATATTATGACATCGGGTATTATATTCTTTTTCCTGGGTTTAATTCCTTTAGCCTTCATTATTGCTTTTTCTGGATTAGAGTTAGGTATTGCCTTTATACAGGCTCAAGTTTTTGTAGTATTAACAAGTGGATATATAAAAGACGCACTTGATCTACATTAA